Proteins encoded together in one Mycobacterium noviomagense window:
- a CDS encoding protoporphyrinogen oxidase, translating to MTSRSYCIVGGGISGLAAAYRLRALADDASITVFDPADRLGGVLRTERVAGQPMDVGAEAFVVRRPEVPALLAELGLADRQLGTTGARPLIYSQGRLHPLPPGTVAGIPSSATSMAGLVDEATVAHIAEEPGRPLDWRPGDDPATAALVADRFGEQVVARSVDPLLGGVYAGSAATIGLRSAAPGLATALDGGAATLSDAVRAVLPSATSGPVFGAVDGGYAVLVDELVRRSGLRWVQTAINRIEPAGPGWMLSDDTGGTWPADAVILAVPAPQLRNLVGGIAPRTAAAAGRIASASSVLVALAVPPDTEFPQHSGVVVASGEALHAKAITLSSRKWGPPKGLSGDVDLVRLSFGRFGDDASLHASDDELLAWALADLATVFGLTVEPVDVRVQRWADAMPQYGPGHADIVVEIRAGLPPTLAVAGNYLDGIGVPACIAAAGRAVFELLTAGVAR from the coding sequence ATGACTTCCCGCTCGTATTGCATTGTCGGCGGGGGCATTTCGGGGCTGGCGGCGGCTTATCGGCTGCGGGCTTTAGCCGATGACGCGAGCATCACAGTGTTCGATCCGGCCGATCGCCTCGGTGGCGTGCTGCGCACCGAGCGGGTGGCCGGGCAGCCGATGGACGTCGGCGCCGAGGCGTTCGTCGTGCGCCGCCCGGAAGTGCCGGCGTTGCTGGCGGAGCTGGGCCTTGCGGATCGGCAACTGGGCACCACCGGGGCCCGACCGCTGATCTACAGCCAGGGTCGGCTGCACCCGCTGCCGCCGGGCACCGTCGCGGGGATCCCGTCGTCGGCGACATCGATGGCGGGACTGGTCGACGAGGCGACCGTTGCCCACATCGCCGAGGAACCGGGCCGCCCACTGGACTGGCGTCCCGGCGACGACCCGGCAACGGCGGCCTTGGTCGCCGACCGGTTCGGCGAGCAGGTGGTGGCCCGGTCGGTGGATCCGCTGCTGGGCGGTGTGTACGCCGGTTCGGCGGCCACCATCGGGCTGCGCTCGGCCGCGCCCGGACTGGCGACGGCTCTCGACGGCGGCGCCGCCACCCTGTCCGACGCGGTCCGGGCAGTGCTGCCAAGCGCCACCAGCGGCCCGGTGTTCGGCGCCGTCGACGGTGGCTACGCGGTGTTGGTCGACGAGCTGGTCCGCCGCAGCGGGCTGCGCTGGGTGCAAACCGCGATCAACCGCATCGAGCCGGCGGGTCCCGGCTGGATGCTGAGCGACGACACCGGCGGCACATGGCCGGCCGACGCCGTTATTTTGGCGGTCCCGGCGCCGCAGCTGCGCAACCTCGTCGGGGGGATCGCCCCACGAACGGCGGCGGCCGCGGGCCGAATCGCCAGCGCATCGTCGGTACTGGTGGCGTTGGCGGTGCCGCCCGACACCGAGTTTCCGCAGCACTCCGGTGTGGTGGTCGCCAGTGGGGAAGCGTTGCACGCCAAGGCAATCACGCTGTCTTCGCGAAAGTGGGGCCCCCCAAAAGGACTCAGCGGTGACGTCGATTTGGTCCGGCTCTCGTTCGGGCGGTTCGGTGACGACGCGAGCCTTCACGCTTCCGACGACGAGTTGCTCGCTTGGGCGCTGGCGGATCTGGCGACCGTGTTCGGGCTGACGGTCGAGCCGGTCGACGTCCGGGTCCAGCGCTGGGCCGACGCGATGCCGCAGTACGGGCCCGGCCACGCCGACATCGTGGTCGAGATTCGCGCCGGGTTGCCGCCGACGCTGGCCGTGGCGGGCAACTACCTCGACGGGATTGGGGTGCCGGCGTGTATCGCCGCGGCCGGTCGAGCGGTCTTCGAGCTGCTGACTGCCGGCGTGGCACGATAG
- a CDS encoding CBS domain-containing protein: MRAQEIAEDFPVVSIDSGALDAARLLAEHRLPGIVVTDQSGKPYAVLPASQVVRFILPRYVQDDPSLAGVLNESMADRAAEKLGGKKVRDVLPEHLVEIPAADADDTIIEVATLMARLRSPLIAVVKEGTLLGVITASRLLAAALKH, encoded by the coding sequence ATGCGCGCGCAGGAGATCGCCGAAGATTTCCCGGTCGTGAGCATCGACTCCGGCGCCCTGGATGCCGCCCGCTTGCTTGCCGAGCATCGCCTGCCCGGGATTGTCGTCACCGACCAGTCCGGCAAGCCGTACGCGGTGCTGCCGGCTTCTCAGGTCGTCCGCTTCATCTTGCCCCGCTATGTGCAAGACGACCCGTCGCTGGCCGGTGTGCTCAACGAGTCGATGGCCGACCGCGCCGCGGAAAAGCTGGGCGGCAAGAAAGTCCGCGACGTGCTGCCCGAGCACTTGGTCGAGATACCAGCAGCCGACGCCGACGACACGATCATCGAGGTGGCGACGCTGATGGCGCGGCTGCGCAGTCCGCTGATCGCAGTGGTCAAAGAAGGCACGCTGCTCGGCGTGATCACCGCGTCGCGCCTGCTCGCCGCGGCGCTGAAGCATTGA
- the dxs gene encoding 1-deoxy-D-xylulose-5-phosphate synthase yields MLEQIRGPADLQPLSQAELKDLAHEIRQFLIHKVAATGGHLGPNLGVVELTLALHRVFDSPHDPIIFDTGHQAYVHKMLTGRCGDFETLRKKGGLSGYPSRAESEHDWVESSHASAALSYADGLAKAFELTGHRNRHVVAVVGDGALTGGMCWEALNNIAAARRPVVIVVNDNGRSYAPTIGAFADRLAALRLQPAYEHLLEKGRGAVRGMPVIGELVYHLMHSAKAGIKDALSPQLLFTDLGLKYVGPVDGHDEHAVESALRHARGFGGPVIVHVATRKGMGYPPAEADEAEQMHSCGVIDPATGAATKVPGPGWTATFADALVAYGAQRRDIVAITAAMPGPTGLTAFGQRFKDRLFDVGIAEQHALTSAAGLAMGGLHPVVAIYSTFLNRAFDQIMMDVALHKLPVTLVLDRAGITGPDGASHNGIWDLSMLGIVPGMRVAAPRDATRLREELGEALDINDGPTALRFPKDDVGEDIPALERRSGVDLLAVPADGLSADVLLVAVGAFASMALAVAKRLRNQGIGVTVIDPRWALPVPDALRDLAVAHKLVVTLEDNGVNGGVGSAVSAALRRAEIDIPCRDVGLPQQFYDHGSRSEIFADVGLTEQDVARQITGWVAALENNVPDPGPADAKAPKLPPV; encoded by the coding sequence ATGCTTGAACAGATCCGCGGGCCAGCTGATCTGCAGCCCCTTTCGCAAGCTGAGCTCAAGGATCTGGCGCACGAGATACGGCAGTTTCTGATCCACAAAGTCGCTGCCACCGGGGGACACTTGGGGCCCAACCTCGGGGTCGTCGAGCTGACGCTGGCGTTGCACCGGGTGTTCGACTCGCCCCACGATCCGATCATCTTCGACACCGGCCACCAGGCATACGTGCACAAGATGCTGACCGGGCGCTGCGGCGATTTCGAGACGCTGCGCAAGAAGGGCGGCCTGTCGGGGTATCCGAGCCGTGCCGAAAGCGAGCACGACTGGGTCGAGTCCAGCCACGCCAGTGCCGCGCTGTCCTACGCCGACGGGCTGGCCAAAGCCTTCGAGCTCACCGGGCACCGCAACCGTCATGTGGTGGCGGTGGTCGGCGACGGTGCGCTGACCGGCGGCATGTGCTGGGAGGCGCTGAACAACATCGCCGCGGCCCGCCGTCCGGTGGTGATCGTCGTCAACGACAATGGCCGCAGCTACGCCCCGACCATCGGTGCTTTCGCCGACCGCCTGGCCGCGCTGCGGCTTCAGCCCGCCTATGAGCACCTGTTGGAGAAGGGCCGCGGCGCGGTGCGGGGCATGCCGGTCATCGGCGAGCTGGTCTACCACCTCATGCACAGCGCCAAGGCCGGCATCAAAGACGCGTTGTCGCCGCAGCTGCTGTTCACCGACCTCGGGCTGAAATACGTGGGACCGGTCGACGGCCACGACGAGCACGCTGTGGAGTCCGCGCTGCGCCACGCCCGCGGCTTCGGCGGTCCGGTGATAGTGCACGTCGCCACCCGAAAGGGGATGGGTTATCCGCCGGCCGAAGCCGACGAGGCCGAGCAGATGCATTCCTGCGGGGTGATCGACCCGGCCACCGGGGCGGCTACCAAGGTGCCCGGGCCGGGCTGGACGGCGACGTTCGCCGACGCGCTCGTCGCCTACGGCGCCCAACGCCGCGATATCGTCGCGATTACCGCCGCCATGCCCGGACCCACCGGGCTGACCGCGTTCGGGCAGCGGTTCAAAGACCGGTTGTTTGACGTCGGCATCGCCGAGCAGCATGCGCTGACCTCGGCGGCCGGTTTGGCGATGGGCGGGCTGCACCCGGTGGTGGCGATCTACTCGACGTTCCTGAACCGGGCGTTCGACCAGATCATGATGGACGTCGCCCTGCACAAGCTGCCGGTCACGCTGGTGCTCGACCGGGCCGGCATCACCGGCCCCGACGGCGCCAGCCACAACGGCATCTGGGACCTGTCGATGCTGGGCATCGTCCCCGGCATGCGGGTGGCCGCACCCCGCGACGCCACCCGGCTGCGCGAGGAACTCGGCGAAGCGCTCGACATCAACGATGGGCCGACCGCCCTGAGGTTCCCGAAAGACGATGTGGGCGAAGACATTCCGGCGCTGGAGCGGCGCTCCGGTGTCGACCTGCTCGCGGTCCCGGCCGACGGGTTGAGCGCCGACGTGTTGCTGGTGGCGGTTGGGGCGTTCGCATCGATGGCGTTGGCGGTGGCCAAGCGGCTGCGCAATCAGGGCATCGGCGTGACGGTGATCGACCCGCGCTGGGCGTTGCCGGTGCCGGACGCGCTGCGCGACTTGGCGGTCGCCCACAAACTGGTCGTCACGCTGGAAGACAACGGCGTGAACGGCGGTGTGGGCAGCGCGGTTTCGGCGGCGCTGCGACGCGCGGAGATCGACATACCCTGCCGCGATGTGGGTCTACCGCAGCAGTTCTACGACCACGGCTCGCGAAGTGAGATCTTCGCCGACGTGGGGCTCACCGAACAAGACGTCGCCCGCCAGATCACCGGCTGGGTCGCGGCCCTGGAGAATAACGTCCCGGACCCCGGCCCAGCAGACGCAAAAGCACCGAAATTACCGCCCGTTTAG
- a CDS encoding GMC family oxidoreductase, with protein sequence MRDFWRTLLKGAVGPADNDSRFLLDVHSRDLPGESTMRRYHDDEEVDLVVVGAGAGGSVLAQRLARAGWRIVILEAGPFWHPDEDWVSDEAGSHKLYWTQKRIIGGDDPQELGKNNSGRGVGGSMVHYAGYTPRFHPSDFETFSRDRVGADWPITYADLLPHYERVERELPVAGQDWPWGHPHRYPFSPHPVTGAALKLWEGAIKLGIEMRVGPVGIVNGTFGNRPHCIYRGYCLQGCKVNAKASPFVTHLPDALAHGVEIRANCMAARIELDERGHASGVTYFAEGSDQERRQRAKVVAVAGYSIETPRLLLNSQSPQFPNGLCNNNDQVGRYIMVQGATQSAGRWPEELRMYKAPPPEVSSEQFYETDPDRGFARGFSIQTVSPMPIAWAEHVLADGHWGASLREYMRDYNHWATVGVLNELLPLPENRVTLAGETDQYGLPVARFDYSLCDNDKANMEYSKELIANILHAADAQDVLTIKRFAHLIGGARMGSDPDSSVCDSNQRTWAVPNLFLADGSVCPTQGSANPALTIMALASRLAERIIRGDIKADAAPEGGASARTVRA encoded by the coding sequence ATGCGTGACTTTTGGCGCACCCTGCTCAAAGGCGCGGTCGGACCGGCTGACAACGATTCCCGCTTCCTGCTCGACGTGCACTCCCGTGACCTGCCCGGCGAATCCACGATGCGCCGCTATCACGACGACGAGGAGGTGGACCTGGTGGTCGTAGGCGCCGGGGCAGGCGGGTCGGTTCTGGCCCAGCGGCTGGCCCGCGCCGGCTGGCGGATCGTGATCCTGGAGGCCGGCCCGTTCTGGCACCCTGATGAGGACTGGGTTTCCGACGAGGCCGGCTCGCACAAGCTGTACTGGACGCAGAAGCGGATCATCGGCGGCGACGACCCACAGGAGCTGGGCAAGAACAACTCTGGCCGCGGCGTGGGTGGATCGATGGTGCACTACGCCGGATACACACCGCGGTTTCACCCCAGCGACTTCGAAACCTTCAGCCGTGACCGGGTCGGCGCCGACTGGCCGATCACCTACGCCGACCTGCTACCCCACTACGAGCGTGTTGAGCGAGAGCTGCCGGTCGCTGGCCAGGACTGGCCATGGGGACACCCGCACCGCTATCCGTTCTCGCCGCATCCGGTGACGGGTGCGGCGTTGAAGCTGTGGGAAGGCGCCATCAAGCTGGGCATCGAGATGCGGGTCGGCCCGGTCGGCATCGTCAACGGGACCTTCGGCAACCGGCCGCACTGCATTTATCGTGGCTATTGCCTGCAGGGCTGCAAGGTCAACGCGAAGGCCAGCCCGTTCGTCACCCATCTGCCCGACGCGCTCGCCCACGGGGTGGAAATCCGGGCGAACTGTATGGCGGCCCGCATCGAACTAGACGAACGCGGACATGCCAGCGGCGTCACGTATTTCGCCGAAGGCAGCGACCAAGAGCGGCGTCAGCGCGCCAAAGTCGTTGCAGTAGCAGGCTATTCGATCGAGACGCCGCGGCTGCTGCTCAACTCGCAGAGTCCTCAATTCCCTAACGGGTTGTGCAACAACAACGATCAGGTCGGGCGCTACATCATGGTTCAGGGCGCTACTCAAAGCGCGGGCCGGTGGCCCGAGGAACTGCGGATGTACAAGGCGCCGCCGCCGGAGGTCTCCTCGGAGCAGTTCTACGAAACCGATCCCGATCGCGGCTTCGCCCGCGGGTTCTCCATCCAGACCGTCTCCCCGATGCCGATCGCGTGGGCCGAACACGTGCTGGCCGACGGACATTGGGGCGCATCGCTGCGTGAATACATGCGCGACTACAACCACTGGGCCACTGTCGGGGTGCTCAACGAGCTGCTCCCGCTGCCGGAGAACCGGGTCACCCTCGCCGGCGAGACCGACCAATACGGATTGCCGGTTGCCCGATTCGACTACTCGCTGTGCGACAACGACAAGGCCAACATGGAGTACTCCAAGGAGCTGATCGCAAATATTCTGCATGCCGCCGACGCCCAAGACGTGCTGACCATTAAACGCTTCGCCCACCTCATCGGCGGCGCGCGGATGGGCAGCGACCCCGACAGCAGCGTCTGCGACTCCAACCAGCGGACTTGGGCGGTGCCTAACCTTTTCCTCGCCGACGGTTCGGTGTGCCCGACGCAAGGCAGCGCCAACCCGGCGCTGACGATCATGGCGCTCGCCTCGCGGCTGGCCGAACGGATCATCCGCGGCGACATAAAAGCAGATGCCGCCCCGGAGGGCGGGGCAAGCGCGCGAACCGTGCGTGCGTAA
- the hemQ gene encoding hydrogen peroxide-dependent heme synthase, whose amino-acid sequence MARLDYDALNATVRYLMFSVFSVRPGALGDDRDKVVDETATFLKQQEERGVVVRGLYDIAGMRADADFMIWTHAEHVEALQATYSDFRRTTTLGRASTPVWSSVALHRPAEFNKSHIPAFLAGEEPGAYICVYPFVRSYEWYLLPDEERRRMLAEHGMAARGYKEVRANTVPAFALGDYEWILAFESPELHRIVDLMRDLRATDARRHTRAETPFFTGPRVPVEQLVASLP is encoded by the coding sequence ATGGCCCGCCTGGACTACGACGCCCTCAACGCCACCGTTCGCTACCTGATGTTTTCGGTGTTCTCGGTGCGGCCGGGCGCGCTCGGCGACGACCGCGACAAGGTCGTCGACGAGACCGCCACCTTCCTCAAGCAGCAGGAGGAACGCGGCGTCGTGGTGCGCGGCCTCTACGACATCGCCGGAATGCGGGCGGACGCCGACTTCATGATCTGGACGCATGCCGAACACGTCGAAGCGCTGCAGGCCACCTACTCCGACTTCCGGCGCACCACCACCTTGGGGCGCGCGTCCACACCGGTGTGGAGCAGCGTAGCGCTGCATCGCCCGGCGGAGTTCAACAAGAGCCACATCCCGGCGTTTCTGGCCGGCGAGGAGCCAGGAGCCTACATCTGCGTCTATCCATTCGTGCGGTCCTACGAGTGGTATCTGCTGCCCGACGAGGAGCGTCGGCGCATGCTCGCCGAGCACGGCATGGCCGCCCGGGGCTACAAGGAGGTGCGCGCGAACACCGTGCCGGCCTTCGCGCTCGGTGACTACGAGTGGATCCTGGCCTTCGAATCGCCTGAGCTGCACCGCATCGTGGACCTCATGCGTGATCTGCGGGCCACCGACGCGCGGCGGCATACCCGTGCCGAGACACCGTTTTTCACCGGACCGAGGGTGCCCGTCGAGCAGCTGGTCGCGTCGCTGCCCTAG
- a CDS encoding enoyl-CoA hydratase/isomerase family protein yields the protein MPVSHPPVRYDEFPSLRIEPATDGVLHVILDAPGLNSVGPQMHRDLADIWPEIERDPEVRAVLVRGEGKAFSSGGSFDLIEETMGDFADRIRIMREARDLVLNMVNFDKPVVSAIRGPAVGAGLVVALLADISVAGRSAKIIDGHTKLGVAAGDHAAICWPLLVGMAKAKYYLLTCQPLTGEEAERIGLVSTCVDDDDVLSTATRIAEDLARGAQTAIRWTKHSLNHWYRMFAPAFETALGLEFIGFSGPDVHEGLAANREKRAPRFGADPEARQLQP from the coding sequence ATGCCAGTCAGCCATCCCCCCGTCAGGTACGACGAGTTCCCAAGTCTGCGTATCGAACCGGCCACCGACGGTGTGTTGCACGTGATTCTCGATGCGCCCGGGCTCAATTCGGTGGGGCCGCAGATGCACCGGGACCTCGCCGACATCTGGCCGGAGATCGAGCGTGACCCCGAGGTGCGTGCGGTGCTCGTGCGCGGCGAAGGAAAAGCGTTCTCCTCCGGCGGCAGCTTCGACTTGATCGAAGAGACGATGGGCGACTTCGCCGACCGGATCCGCATCATGCGCGAGGCCCGCGACCTGGTGCTCAACATGGTCAACTTCGACAAGCCGGTGGTTTCGGCGATTCGCGGGCCGGCGGTCGGCGCCGGTCTGGTGGTGGCCCTGCTGGCCGACATCTCGGTGGCCGGGCGCAGCGCCAAGATCATCGACGGGCACACCAAGCTGGGGGTGGCCGCGGGGGATCATGCTGCGATCTGCTGGCCGCTCTTGGTCGGCATGGCCAAGGCCAAGTACTACCTGCTGACCTGCCAGCCGCTCACCGGTGAGGAAGCCGAGCGCATCGGGCTGGTGTCCACCTGTGTCGACGACGACGACGTACTGTCCACGGCAACCCGCATCGCCGAAGACCTCGCGCGCGGAGCGCAAACGGCGATCCGGTGGACCAAACACAGCCTCAACCACTGGTATCGCATGTTCGCGCCCGCGTTCGAAACAGCCCTGGGCCTGGAGTTCATCGGGTTCAGCGGCCCCGACGTGCACGAAGGACTGGCCGCCAACCGCGAGAAGCGCGCGCCGCGTTTCGGCGCCGATCCCGAGGCCCGCCAGCTGCAGCCGTAG
- a CDS encoding HRDC domain-containing protein: protein MSEAATDQPSIEAEPTPLLHPADGVPDLSVTVAQIAAAADQLASGRGPFAVDAERASGFRYSNRAYLIQLRRAGAGTVLIDPVSHGTDPLAALRPVAQVLAEDEWILHAADQDLPCLAEVGMRPPAVYDTELAGRLAGFDRVNLAAMVQRLLGLGLAKGHGAADWSKRPLPPAWLNYAALDVELLIELRDAVAAVLAEQGKTHWAAEEFEYLRTSAALGTPTTRRDHWQRTSGIHRVRDRRGLAAVRELWTARDRIAQRRDIAPGRILPDSAIIDAAVADPKTTEELLALPVFGGPKQRRSAATWLAALEAARENPEPAEDLEPPNGPPPAARWAKRRPEAAVRLDAARAALAELSQQVSVPVENLVSPDLVRRLCWDWDGGDERVVDEFLAAGQARSWQRQLVVPVLAAALG from the coding sequence ATGTCCGAAGCGGCAACCGATCAGCCCAGCATCGAGGCCGAGCCCACACCACTGCTGCACCCGGCCGACGGAGTGCCGGATCTATCGGTGACGGTGGCGCAGATCGCCGCGGCGGCCGACCAGTTGGCCAGCGGTCGCGGGCCGTTCGCCGTCGACGCCGAGCGAGCGTCGGGTTTCCGCTACTCGAACCGGGCCTATCTGATCCAACTCCGCCGCGCCGGTGCTGGCACGGTGCTCATCGATCCGGTCAGCCACGGAACCGACCCGCTGGCCGCGCTGCGGCCCGTCGCGCAAGTGCTGGCCGAGGACGAATGGATACTGCACGCCGCCGACCAGGACTTGCCGTGCCTGGCCGAAGTCGGCATGCGTCCGCCGGCGGTCTATGACACCGAACTGGCGGGCCGGCTGGCCGGCTTCGACCGGGTCAACCTGGCGGCCATGGTGCAGCGCCTTCTCGGGCTGGGGCTAGCGAAGGGACACGGCGCGGCCGACTGGTCGAAGCGTCCGCTGCCGCCGGCGTGGTTGAACTATGCCGCGCTTGACGTCGAGCTGCTCATCGAATTGCGGGACGCCGTCGCGGCGGTGCTGGCGGAACAAGGCAAAACACATTGGGCTGCAGAGGAATTCGAGTACCTGCGGACTTCAGCGGCGCTGGGCACGCCGACCACACGGCGCGACCACTGGCAACGCACGTCCGGTATCCATCGGGTCCGCGACCGACGCGGCCTGGCCGCGGTGCGCGAGTTGTGGACCGCGCGCGACCGTATCGCGCAGCGCCGCGACATCGCGCCCGGGCGCATCTTGCCCGATTCGGCGATCATCGACGCGGCCGTCGCCGACCCGAAGACGACCGAGGAGCTGTTGGCGCTGCCGGTGTTCGGCGGGCCCAAGCAGCGCCGCAGCGCTGCGACGTGGCTGGCGGCCCTGGAAGCGGCCCGGGAAAATCCAGAGCCCGCCGAGGACTTGGAACCACCCAACGGGCCGCCGCCTGCGGCGCGGTGGGCCAAGCGCAGGCCGGAGGCCGCCGTGCGGCTCGATGCGGCCCGGGCAGCGTTGGCGGAGTTGTCGCAGCAGGTATCGGTTCCGGTGGAGAACCTGGTCTCCCCCGACCTGGTGCGACGGCTGTGCTGGGACTGGGACGGCGGTGACGAGCGGGTGGTCGATGAGTTCCTGGCCGCCGGACAGGCCCGGTCCTGGCAGCGTCAGCTCGTGGTCCCGGTATTGGCCGCAGCGCTCGGTTAA
- a CDS encoding DUF3000 domain-containing protein, with protein MNGASVRAEIELGPIRPPQRLAPFSYALGAEVKHPELDIVPERSEGDAFGRLILLYDPEGSDAWDGTMRLVAYIQADLDASEAVDPLLPEVAWSWLVDALDTRADHVTALGGTVTATTSVRYGDISGPPRAHQLELRASWTATTPEIGTHVEAFCEVLEHAAGLPPVGVTDLGSRSRA; from the coding sequence ATGAACGGTGCCTCCGTACGCGCCGAAATCGAGCTCGGCCCCATCCGGCCCCCACAGCGCCTCGCGCCGTTCAGCTACGCGCTGGGCGCCGAGGTCAAGCACCCCGAGCTCGACATCGTCCCGGAGCGATCCGAAGGCGACGCCTTCGGGCGGTTGATCCTGCTGTACGACCCCGAGGGATCCGACGCCTGGGACGGCACCATGCGGCTGGTCGCCTACATACAGGCCGACCTGGACGCCAGCGAGGCAGTCGACCCGCTGCTGCCCGAAGTGGCATGGAGTTGGCTGGTCGATGCGCTGGACACCCGCGCCGACCACGTCACCGCACTCGGCGGTACGGTCACCGCCACCACGTCCGTGCGTTACGGCGACATCTCCGGCCCACCGCGCGCCCACCAACTGGAGCTGCGGGCGTCGTGGACGGCGACCACCCCCGAGATCGGCACCCACGTCGAGGCGTTCTGTGAGGTGCTCGAGCACGCCGCGGGACTACCGCCGGTGGGGGTGACCGACCTGGGCTCGCGGTCCCGCGCCTGA
- the hemE gene encoding uroporphyrinogen decarboxylase, with protein sequence MTIRRDLPGSPYLAAATGRKPPRVPVWFMRQAGRSLPEYRALREQHSMLAACFDAELICEITLQPIRRHGVDAAILFSDIVVPLRGAGIELDIVPDVGPVIAAPVRSAADVASLKPLEPQAVQPVAEAVSLLVGALGDVVLIGFAGAPFTLASYLVEGGPSRHHARTKAMMLADPDAWHALMGKLADLTIAFLRVQLDAGVDAIQVFDSWAGTLSLADYRQHVLPHSARVFGALADYGVPMTHFGVGTAELLGAMSAAGATVVGVDWRTSLTDAAARIQPGTALQGNLDPAVLLAGWPVVERAARAVVDDGRRAVDAGVAGHIFNLGHGVLPETDPGVLTELVSLVHSL encoded by the coding sequence ATGACTATTCGTCGCGACCTTCCCGGGTCGCCGTATCTGGCCGCGGCCACTGGCCGTAAACCGCCGCGGGTCCCGGTGTGGTTCATGCGGCAGGCCGGCCGTTCGCTGCCGGAATATCGGGCGCTGCGCGAACAGCACAGCATGCTGGCGGCGTGCTTTGACGCCGAGCTGATCTGCGAGATCACCCTGCAACCGATCCGCCGCCATGGCGTCGACGCCGCGATCCTGTTCTCCGACATCGTGGTGCCGCTGCGCGGTGCTGGCATCGAGCTGGACATCGTGCCCGATGTCGGACCGGTGATCGCGGCGCCGGTGCGCAGCGCTGCAGACGTCGCTTCATTGAAACCCCTTGAGCCGCAAGCGGTTCAACCGGTAGCGGAGGCGGTTTCGCTGCTTGTGGGCGCGCTTGGGGATGTCGTGCTGATCGGTTTCGCCGGGGCGCCGTTCACGCTGGCGTCCTATCTGGTCGAGGGCGGCCCGAGCCGCCACCATGCCCGCACCAAGGCGATGATGCTGGCCGACCCCGACGCCTGGCATGCGTTGATGGGCAAGCTGGCCGACCTGACCATCGCGTTCCTGCGAGTCCAACTCGACGCCGGGGTCGATGCGATTCAGGTGTTCGATTCGTGGGCGGGGACGCTGTCGTTGGCCGACTACCGCCAGCACGTCCTGCCGCACAGCGCGCGCGTGTTCGGTGCGCTGGCTGACTACGGCGTGCCGATGACGCACTTCGGGGTCGGCACCGCCGAGTTATTGGGCGCGATGTCGGCCGCCGGTGCGACGGTGGTCGGCGTCGACTGGCGGACCTCGTTGACTGACGCGGCGGCGCGGATCCAGCCAGGCACCGCGCTGCAGGGCAACCTCGACCCCGCGGTGCTGCTGGCAGGCTGGCCGGTGGTGGAGCGCGCGGCGCGCGCCGTGGTCGACGACGGGCGGCGCGCTGTTGACGCAGGCGTGGCCGGCCACATCTTCAACCTGGGACACGGGGTGCTGCCCGAAACCGATCCAGGCGTGCTCACCGAGCTGGTGTCGCTGGTGCACTCGCTATGA
- a CDS encoding gluconate 2-dehydrogenase subunit 3 family protein: MSDRPDISKGEHLPNLRPGGKPLHPSWLPRQRRGTTPQMIGRYPDFDVLSTVDSWDEATKRVVLARLEKPGPLRFFDSLEALTLRAFCDTVLAQDAEPRIPVAEFVDAKLADGELDGYQYADMPDDRDTWRLVLAGLDEAARDAGAESFAEAVPETRQSVVERFAHQQLYGGSWEKLNISRAWSVVMRMALSAFYSHPWAWNEIGFGGPAYPRGFMRLGGVGSREPFETPGATSEDPVKIIDRGELDA, translated from the coding sequence ATGTCTGACCGGCCTGACATCTCGAAAGGCGAACACCTGCCGAACCTGCGACCCGGCGGCAAGCCGCTGCACCCGTCGTGGTTACCGCGCCAGCGCCGCGGCACTACACCACAGATGATCGGCCGCTACCCCGATTTCGACGTACTGTCCACCGTCGACAGTTGGGACGAGGCCACCAAGCGCGTGGTTTTGGCGCGACTGGAAAAGCCGGGACCATTGCGGTTTTTCGATTCCCTCGAGGCGTTGACCCTGCGCGCGTTCTGCGACACTGTGCTGGCCCAGGACGCCGAACCGCGCATACCGGTCGCCGAGTTCGTCGACGCCAAGCTCGCCGACGGAGAGCTGGACGGCTACCAGTACGCCGACATGCCCGACGACCGGGACACGTGGCGGCTGGTGTTGGCCGGTTTGGACGAGGCGGCCCGCGACGCGGGCGCGGAGTCATTTGCGGAGGCGGTGCCGGAAACCCGCCAGTCCGTCGTCGAGCGGTTCGCGCATCAACAGTTGTACGGAGGCAGCTGGGAGAAGTTGAATATTTCGCGCGCCTGGTCGGTGGTGATGCGGATGGCGTTGAGCGCTTTCTATAGCCATCCGTGGGCGTGGAATGAGATCGGGTTTGGCGGGCCGGCCTACCCTCGCGGATTCATGCGGCTCGGGGGTGTCGGGTCACGTGAGCCTTTCGAGACGCCGGGCGCCACCTCCGAGGACCCGGTCAAGATAATCGACCGAGGAGAGCTCGATGCGTGA